A window of Fusarium verticillioides 7600 chromosome 7, whole genome shotgun sequence genomic DNA:
TGAAGACCTGATTAGGGACGAGATGAGTAGGCATCCCCAAGGATCTCCTAGCCGCATTCTCTTGGCCAAATGGCTTGGTGATATCGATCCCAACATCATGAACGCAAACTTTGAGAACATGACTTCCTCTGACTGGATGTTGTTGGCTCTGAGTGGCATTGGCGGCCATACCTCACAACAGAAGCTTGGCCATACATACGTCCAGCGTCTacttgaggctggtgacGTGCACGCAGCAGTTACCATTATGCTTGGTATGGGCGATCACAACGACGCCATCGAGGTTTATATCTCTCACAAGCGCTACATGGAGGCGGTGATCCTCACATGCCTCTCAGCCCCTAGTGTTTGGGAACGACAAGCTGCCATTATCAGGAAATGGGGTGAGTGGGCAgttcaacatggccaacagCAGCTAGCAATCCGATGCTTTGCTTGCACCGACCAGGAGTCTACTGAGCCTTGGACTTCTCCGTCCGCCGCACAGCTGAACTTCCAGACTATGACTCCCAGTATTCCCGAGATTCTAAGTCCGCCTCTCTCACCTCCTGGTGTTCAGCGTGGACCCCAACGCAGCATCGCAAAGACCTCtgctctcaagctcatcacctCGTTTGGTGATCAAACGCAAAAGTCAAAGTTCTTTGCTGGTGACGGCGGTCAAACCCCGATTGCCGCGGGTGCTACCCCTATCGCTGACTCTGCCGGTTCTCCTGCTTTTTCTCATGCCTCGAACAATGAAGCTACGACTGCCTTCCTTCGCCCTTCAAACAATAGCAGGTTCAATACCCCAGTCTCTGCCCGAGGACGTGGGCGTTTGCCGTCTATTGGTGAGATCCCCTCAGACCTCAACCGGGAGGCACTTCGATCTGCTGAGCTGTCTGCTGTGCCATATGACTACGAGCCTCGATCTGGTCATGCTCGAACGCCATCTGGCAATGAaaacatgatgatgggtaCCGCATTACAGCGCGCTGCTACTGCGAGCCCAATGATGATGCGAGAGCACGCTCAACGCGTTGTTCAACCAAGTGAGGGTGATTTTCCACCACCGCCCGACCAGGCCACtatgttgaagatgcaacaAGCATCACGCAATCATCGCAATGGCTCTCGTGACCGCATTCCTGTGGGCGTGAATTTACAGCTGCATCCTGGACCGGCTCACGACGACATTACATCTCCAGAGCAGTCGGTTACTTCTTCTACTCGCTACCACTGGCCAACTCGCCGCAGAGGCCCTGCTTCCGTGACAAGTTCTGTCACTTCTGCATCAAGCGCTGGAAGAAGTCTCCGCCACCAAGCTGTGCGAAACCGAGAAGACTACATCCACAGCTTGGATGCTGCCAATCACTACTCCAAGAGACAGCGCAGTCGCCAGCGTAGTCATTCAAGAACTCGGGATACTTCACGCAGTCGTCCTGGAAGCCGAGAGCGAACTGCACGCTCCCGAGAACCTTCTGAGGAACGTGGACGTGTCAGTGCTCGCAATTGGCCCAAGGCGAAACGATCGCCTACTTCCCCCATCCCCATGTCTCCAGAGGACTTGCTGAACCTGAGCACTCCACGACATGGTCAGGTCGCTGAGCCAAACACGGTACGCAAGGTTAGCGGGTCAACTGTCAAGCCAAAGAGCCGTAATTCAAGCCGTGGAAGCCGCCGCAGGAGCCCAGAAGGCCGCTCTCGCCCACCAGCTCTTACACTCCGTGGCCGAAGTCAAGGCCGGGAGAGTTCTGCACAAcgctctccttcttcacccttgCCTCTGAGTGCTGCCATTCACCATTATCAAGgctctgaggatgaagaggactacagagcagccatggctGCCCAAGAGGAATTCAGGAACAAGCACAGCCGCAGTGGCAGCCGAGGTCTTGGCTCACCAGCCTTGAGTAAGCAAGATGCTTCGGAACATCGACGCAGGGCCAACTCCGAGGTAGCCAACTTCGATGGTTCTATCTCTATCCATGGCAGAGCTGCCTCAACTGAGCATGCTGGTGATCTCAAGCAAATGAAGGACGAGCGCCAGCGAAAGAAGGAGCAGGCTGCACGGGAACTCGAGGAGCGCCGCAAGTCTCTGGCCAAGCGTGCCCAAACACCATCAATCCCTCACCCTAACGAGTTCTCTCCTGCTCTTGCGATTACGGTTGAGACTGCTGAACCAAAGCCGCTGCCTGACGATATCCCACCTCGCAGTGCCACTGAACCACCACAAAGGAGCATGTACGCCCGTAACGGACCTGTTATCGGACTTCCAGCGACCCCAAAAGCCATGCGACTTATCATCGAGGGCAACCATGATCAATCCGGAAGCACGCCGAGGCCCGACGTGCCTAGTATTCCAGCTGGCTTTACTCAACGATACTCTCCAGAAACCTCACCTCAACAGTCTCCTGAGAGAGAACAGCCAGTTGCCGAGCCCAGTCTCACTCTGCTGCCATCCACTGTCTATCAGCCACCGGCGCGACCTCCTATTCCTCGTAGCATGTCAGCCCCCATTCCCGATGAGCCTGGCCAGCGTCCTGCTCGCTTTGCACGCAAGAACAGTGTTGGACGCATTGAAGAAGTTGTCCCTGGTGAGCGACGACGTTCTCATGAAGACCCtatgccaccaccacctcctcctccagcaccCCCAGTTCTTAAGGAACTCAGGCATTTGGCTTCCCCCCCTCCACCGCCTCCTGCCCCTCTGCAACACGCCCAGCGACATCAGCAGGCTGGCGCTGTTGCATCAGGCAtgattgagattgtcatGGACGACGATTTGTCATCTGGCAATGACCAAGCTTCGGAGGCCAGCCCTCCAGCCCCAGCTTCTCACAGGAGTCACAACCGAGGCAGAAGCATCGGAGATAGCAGCAGCATCTCAGGCCGCATTCACAAGGCCACTGAGCGACTCCGTTCTGCCAGCCGCAGTCGAAAGGAGTATGTCCGGTCTCCTCCTTTTGAGGCTCCCTACGAGAGCATTCCCATGCCTCGACAGATGAAATCTCCCCCACCGGTGTCATTCAACCCCGATGTTTTGCGTTCGCCTATTGATTCTCGAAACAAGCACCTGTCGACTGGCTTGAACCGAAACGAGATGATCTAGGAAGTCACTCGCGATGGTGGCCAGCGCGCTGTGCAATATTTTGTTCCTTTCTACCACTCCCTATAAACTTTGTATTGTTCGATTCTGTGCATGGCGATCGGCGTTCTCTCTCCTCCCGAGTCGATACCATAGTCCTTCGGGGCTCGCATTTTGGCATTAAACTTCcgtccttttcttcaaggaTCTAGCTGTATGACGACTGGAAACTACTGcatcttgtttctctcttcgCTCTTGATATCACCTTCGGATTTTCAAGGCCCTTTTCGCATTATTGGCAAGGATGCCAATGAACGTATACGACTTTACATTTCTTTTTGGTCGGACCATGAAGGTTTCTGCAAATTACGACCACATTTACTTACAGACTAtgtttgaggaggatggaggcAGTACTCGCACTGCATCTTGTTATATTTGCCTGAAGGCGGAATGTTGGAGGTAGTAAATATTGGGTATCGGGTGGTTCCAGGCTGACGGAGGCTGATGGGTGAGAAAAATGGGTGAAGTGAGTGATAGGGAATTAACGTAGCGACTGCTTTATACAATGTTGCCTCGCGGCACTTGTTTGAGTTAAGGGATgtggaaatggaaatgggtGAAAGATGGGTAGGAATGGATTGAAACGGGCTGGATTGGAAATGCATTTTGATTCCCCCGGAGGGTTTAGTATTTACGAATTGAATGAACAACTGCTGTGCATTATAGTTATACTTGATAACAATTGTCACttgtgtgtatgtgtgtCGTGGGAGCAGATTTTCTAAAGCAAATGAGTGGTGATAGCTTCATGTCTGCCAGGTATATGATGCACTTGAGGGTTCGAATCACCACAACCCGATGTCGCATGAGTACAAGAAGCTGACATATGATTAAATGACTATAGAAAAAACGATATCAATATTTTACAATGGTATTGTTCACAAATGTCAATTGTCAAAAAATACAAAAAAAGACAGTTGgctgctccatctcatccactTGCCATCCCAAATCCCCCCGCACTAACGTGTTCCCACCCGCCACGCGACGGGGGAGAGATCTCTGCAGAGTGAAACCTCCCTCAAGGGTCATCTCCAGTGCTTAGGGCCGCAAAGTTCCAGCATCGTGAGTTACCTGCACGAGTGGGCGACCACCGCAGCGTTCGGGCGGGGCGCGGCGGAGGGCTGCGATACCGAAGTACTACAGTATTGGGATGGGCGGTTGAACGGGTTTGAACGCCTTCACCGTTAGACCATTACAGTCGAGAATCCTATCAGCATTGACAACTTATATACCCTTCCCTTCAAAATGTGGCTGGTGGGGCTGTGTTGGGGCGCTACAGTGGATGACACCTGTAGTTTCAGTGGATCGTCAGTGAACAGCTTCGATTTACCCTCCAACACCACTGCAGTCGCATTGCGATCACAATTACACAGCACAACCATGTTTCAATAACAACGAGCTCGTTCGACTTCACCAACGACTTTCTACCATCAATTCCTCCAAAACACTCCTTACAGCCATGGTTGACCATTGAACATACCTCAACCTGTCAAAAtgctctcaacatcgcccCGTCTTCTCATTCGACATCCCTCTCCAACAACCGCCGAATTCACTGTCACGACTCTCCGGCCGATACCTCCAGCTCTACATACACTACTCACCATCTCTCGAATCCTCCTCTCGATCTTAGCGCTTCTTCTACTCCACGCGCGCCTTACTCTACATCCGTTCCTCGCCTACgcccctccctctcttctcaagatcatacCAGCTTCATACCTCCGTGCACCAACCTCGACCGCCGCTCTTGCGCAAAACATACCTCTATCTGTCCTCGTTCCTGTGAGTATAGCTGTGCTATGGCTATCCAGTCGAAGAGGCTACGCCAGCGAGAGCATTCTCGTCATGAGAGGCTTGGGTGTGCAGACCAGCGAAAGTCCAGGGAGCTACCTTGCGGGTACAGCCACGAGGTTCATACCGACCGAGAAAATCCAAGACATTCTCGTCAATGAAGCGTTTCTTGGATTTGAGGTGAGATACTACCTCATTGTCATAGTCGaaggtgaggatgatgtggtGGTTGTATTTCCAGGCTTGCTGCCACGACGAAAGATTGTGGAAGAAGTTTGGAGGGGCGTTCGGCGGTGTTTGTATGAGCAAAGAGGAGAGGATAAATCACTGGGCTGAAAGGCACTATATCCATAGAGGAACGTTTGCCACATGGATGGGCCCATTATACGATGATATGATTTAATtctttatttatttatatcCTGAAACGCATCATGCGATGTCTACTCATCCATGGCCTCATCTGCCTTTCGCTTTCCAATACCCTTCTGGTTTCGCATATCTTCTGAGCTAGTATACCCCTTTCTTATAGCATATCTCTCATTTTGCTCTTCAGGAGACTGCAGCTTAACCTTTTGCAGCAAGGGCACGTAGCGGCCACCCATACGGCCACCGTTACCACCCTCGTAGACAACTACACTGTTCGCCTGCTTGCCCGAGGGCTCAGGGCGAGTGACATGCCTCGAGGGATCTTTGCTGCGCTGTGTAGATACCATTTGCAATAATTGGTTCGAGAGCAACTCATCCAATTTGCGCTCCCGCCAATACGCCCACATACCATCCATGACACCAAAGGGGCCAGGCTTGCTGAGCGCAGGATCATCTGCAAGATACACCCAGTCAAGGCCATcggtcttcttggccgcGGGATCGACCGGGGTAGAATCTGTACCAGGGAAGATGCAGTCCCAGAGCACTAGAGGCACTTCGTCTGCCATGACATAGTTAGGCTTGCAGGGGTTGGCTTTAACGTCGAGCAGAGTCGTCACAACGTCAGGCGCCTCCAACTTCTGACCTGCAAGGAAGAGTACAGCAACCATGTGACGAATCTGGTGCCACAAGAAAGCAGACCCTCGAACGTTGAACGAGTACACCTTGGGGTACACAGTACCGTCACTGGGCAAGCCTCCTGCAGGGACATACGTGGATCCAGAAACATATGGCAAAGCTGAGCTGACgtccttgacctcttcgATTTCAGCCTCGTAAATTGTGCGAACAAAGTTTGTGATCTGCTTTCCAGGGTCGATCTTGCAAAAGTTGCGGAAATCATGCTCTCCTTCGTATCGCTTAGCAGCCTCGCGCATCGCCTCGATGTCGAGCCAGCCGTTCCTTGCACCACGAGCACTGGGTTCAGGAGTGAAAGCAGGTTGTGTAAAGAAATATCGGTATTGACGCTCGCGGCATGAGAAACGAGCAGAGAAGTCTGGTGGCGGAGAGGGGCACCAGGCGAGGATGCGAATATCAGGGGGTAGAACACGGTTAAGTAGTCGAGGATATTGAAGCTCATCTTTGATATCATCGAAAGGTGGTGTATCCTCTACAGGTTCCTCTTCTGCATTCTCTCCCAGCTTTTCGTCAACGACCATTGCCTCGCCTGCTTCACTTAGACGCCTTTGCTCTTTAGGCAAGGGTCTGTTACTTCGAACTCGAAGGCCGATGACTTGACCAAAGGCGCTGACTCCTTTATCTGTGCGACCACACTTTGAATATTCGCAGCAGTCAAAATCGACAATTCGTTCATCTTCAGGAAAGATGAGGCATGCTTTTGTGAGAGCATTCCATAGTTCCTCCTCGATTGATGGAGCGTTGGCCATTGCTTGGAACTCAAAGCCACCGTAATTCTTGCCTAGATACGCAAGTTTCAAGGCGATAAATCGTGTAGAATATTTGCTGGGAtccatctttctctttccCTTTGGttttgtcttcttggcttcatctccCTCTTCATTTTCAGGCTGGATCTCAGGTACAGGTTTTGGCTCTGGAGCAGGCCGATTTCTGAGTTCagcctcgagttccttgactttCTGAATGAGGCCGTTTTTGGTCCATGACTGATAATTCGACTCTGCAGACATGGCGAGGTGCTTGGTGCCTTGAGGCTGAACAGGAAGTTTTGGAGATTCACCACTTGATGATTTTTTCAATTGAGGTTTAGATTGCGAGACCTTTGGAGTTTTGGCTCGGCTGGCTATACCTTCGAGCGAAGTTTGACGCCCAAGACAACGGCTAAAGGGTCTCATGAAGTTGGTGGGTTCCAATTTTGGGCGATTATATGCAGACCCGTCAGAGTTAACAAGTGGAAAAGGGCTTTGCTGCAGTTCAAGATGTGGCTGGTCTGAGTAAGTGGCTGTGCTTGACTCGACGCCACAGTTGGGGGTCGTACTGATAAGTTACGTAcagctctcatctcatctctatCTCTGGCCTTCATTTAATAGACGCCATATCTGCTCTTGTCGAGCTGGTCCATTTTCCGTACATCAAACTTGAATATAAACATATTAACGACTTTGGCACTCTCGCATGCAAAATGGACCCCGAGGTGATCAAGATTCTCCTTGTAGGCGATGAAAAGTGCGGCAAGACGACCTTTCTCTCGTATGTAGTCTAAATTCCTCTATAGATTCCTCGACGAATCATACTAAATCCATATCCTTAGC
This region includes:
- a CDS encoding phosphatidylinositol glycan, class H, with product MLSTSPRLLIRHPSPTTAEFTVTTLRPIPPALHTLLTISRILLSILALLLLHARLTLHPFLAYAPPSLLKIIPASYLRAPTSTAALAQNIPLSVLVPVSIAVLWLSSRRGYASESILVMRGLGVQTSESPGSYLAGTATRFIPTEKIQDILVNEAFLGFEVRYYLIVIVEGEDDVVVVFPGLLPRRKIVEEVWRGVRRCLYEQRGEDKSLG